In a single window of the Gossypium hirsutum isolate 1008001.06 chromosome D02, Gossypium_hirsutum_v2.1, whole genome shotgun sequence genome:
- the LOC107910635 gene encoding GDSL esterase/lipase At1g71250 isoform X1: protein MDILIKPTLKLFISFAILMVQYGNAERVPALFVFGDSLVDVGNNNFLNSIAKSNYFPYGIDFNMQPTGRFCNGKTFVDIIGEMLGVPYPSPFADPYTAGVKLLGGVNYASAAAGILDESGQHYGERYSLRQQVLNFETTLDQLRTMMGRDNLTSFLAKSIAILVFGSNDYINNYLMPSIYASSFNYNPTQFSNLLLNRYAPQLLTLYNLGIRKMFIAGIGPLGCIPNQRATGQAAPGRCVDYVNDILGTFNQGLKSLVDQLNKRPGAIVTYGNTYGAVGDILNNPSTYGFNVVDKGCCGIGRNQGQITCLPFAYPCTNRDQYVFWDAFHPTQAANVILARRAFYGPPLDTYPLNIQQMTLIH from the exons ATGGATATTCTTATCAAACCAACgctaaagttgtttatttcatttgctaTTTTGATGGTTCAGTATGGCAATGCAGAACGAGTTCCTGCGCTTTTTGTGTTTGGAGACTCGCTGGTTGATGTGGGCAACAACAATTTCCTTAACTCAATTGCCAAGTCTAATTATTTCCCTTATGGTATTGATTTCAATATGCAGCCTACTGGAAGATTTTGTAATGGAAAAACCTTTGTTGACATTATCG GAGAGATGCTGGGCGTCCCTTATCCTTCACCCTTTGCTGATCCCTACACTGCAGGAGTTAAACTACTAGGAGGAGTGAACTATGCTTCAGCGGCCGCTGGAATCCTTGACGAGAGTGGCCaacattat GGTGAACGGTATAGCCTAAGACAACAAGTATTGAATTTCGAAACCACGTTGGATCAACTACGAACAATGATGGGGCGTGATAATTTGACGAGTTTCCTTGCCAAATCCATAGCAATTTTGGTGTTTGGGAGCAATGATTACATCAACAATTACCTCATGCCTTCTATCTACGCTTCAAGCTTCAATTACAATCCTACACAATTTAGCAACTTGCTTCTCAACCGCTATGCCCCCCAACTTCTG ACCTTATACAATTTAGGAATAAGGAAAATGTTTATAGCTGGAATTGGACCGCTTGGTTGCATCCCTAACCAAAGAGCCACAGGACAGGCAGCGCCGGGAAGATGCGTAGATTACGTTAATGATATATTGGGCACTTTCAACCAAGGCTTAAAATCATTGGTAGATCAACTAAATAAGCGTCCTGGAGCAATCGTTACATATGGCAATACTTATGGTGCCGTGGGTGACATCCTAAATAATCCTTCTACTTACG GATTCAACGTGGTTGACAAGGGATGCTGTGGAATAGGGAGGAACCAAGGGCAAATAACATGTCTACCATTTGCATATCCTTGTACAAACAGAGACCAATACGTGTTTTGGGATGCTTTCCATCCTACACAAGCTGCTAATGTTATTCTAGCTCGTCGTGCTTTCTATGGGCCACCTCTGGATACGTATCCCCTAAACATCCAACAAATGACTCTTATCCATTGa
- the LOC107910635 gene encoding GDSL esterase/lipase At1g71250 isoform X2, translating to MDILIKPTLKLFISFAILMVQYGNAERVPALFVFGDSLVDVGNNNFLNSIAKSNYFPYGIDFNMQPTGRFCNGKTFVDIIGEMLGVPYPSPFADPYTAGVKLLGGVNYASAAAGILDESGQHYGERYSLRQQVLNFETTLDQLRTMMGRDNLTSFLAKSIAILVFGSNDYINNYLMPSIYASSFNYNPTQFSNLLLNRYAPQLLTLYNLGIRKMFIAGIGPLGCIPNQRATGQAAPGRCVDYVNDILGTFNQGLKSLVDQLNKRPGAIVTYGNTYGAVGDILNNPSTYALQDSTWLTRDAVE from the exons ATGGATATTCTTATCAAACCAACgctaaagttgtttatttcatttgctaTTTTGATGGTTCAGTATGGCAATGCAGAACGAGTTCCTGCGCTTTTTGTGTTTGGAGACTCGCTGGTTGATGTGGGCAACAACAATTTCCTTAACTCAATTGCCAAGTCTAATTATTTCCCTTATGGTATTGATTTCAATATGCAGCCTACTGGAAGATTTTGTAATGGAAAAACCTTTGTTGACATTATCG GAGAGATGCTGGGCGTCCCTTATCCTTCACCCTTTGCTGATCCCTACACTGCAGGAGTTAAACTACTAGGAGGAGTGAACTATGCTTCAGCGGCCGCTGGAATCCTTGACGAGAGTGGCCaacattat GGTGAACGGTATAGCCTAAGACAACAAGTATTGAATTTCGAAACCACGTTGGATCAACTACGAACAATGATGGGGCGTGATAATTTGACGAGTTTCCTTGCCAAATCCATAGCAATTTTGGTGTTTGGGAGCAATGATTACATCAACAATTACCTCATGCCTTCTATCTACGCTTCAAGCTTCAATTACAATCCTACACAATTTAGCAACTTGCTTCTCAACCGCTATGCCCCCCAACTTCTG ACCTTATACAATTTAGGAATAAGGAAAATGTTTATAGCTGGAATTGGACCGCTTGGTTGCATCCCTAACCAAAGAGCCACAGGACAGGCAGCGCCGGGAAGATGCGTAGATTACGTTAATGATATATTGGGCACTTTCAACCAAGGCTTAAAATCATTGGTAGATCAACTAAATAAGCGTCCTGGAGCAATCGTTACATATGGCAATACTTATGGTGCCGTGGGTGACATCCTAAATAATCCTTCTACTTACG ctTTGCAGGATTCAACGTGGTTGACAAGGGATGCTGTGGAATAG
- the LOC107910636 gene encoding DNA repair RAD52-like protein 1, mitochondrial produces MASSMAIKTLAASPLTRPPLTKSLSSLVRLVSFSTKSDDDDDAIPTAGISRPLADILKELNKKVPDSLVRLRTEDGFNIKYIPWHIVNRIMNLHAPEWSGEVRNITYSADGKSVSVVYRVTLYGTDAEIYRESTGTASVDDPGYGDPVQKAEAMAFRRACARFGLGLHLYHEDLL; encoded by the exons ATGGCTTCTTCAATGGCGATTAAAACCCTTGCCGCATCACCCTTGACACGTCCTCCTTTGACAAAATCTTTGTCCTCACTTGTGCGACTAGTATCCTTCTCAACAAAGTCGGACGACGACGACGACGCCATCCCCACTGCAGGAATCAGCAGGCCGCTCGCCGACATTCTCAAAGAACTCAATAAAAAAGTCCCAGATTCCCTCGTCAGGCTCCGTACCGAAGATGGCTTCAATATCAAATATATCCCCTG GCATATTGTAAATCGGATTATGAACCTGCATGCTCCAG AATGGTCTGGTGAGGTTCGCAATATTACTTATTCTGCTGACGGGAAGTCTGTATCAGTTGTCTATCGTGTAACACTCTATGGGACGGATGCTGAG ATATATCGGGAGTCTACAGGGACTGCTTCGGTTGATGATCCTGGTTATGGAGATCCTGTACAAAAGGCTGAAGCGATGGCATTTCGGCGAGCTTGTGCTCGCTTTGGGCTCGGGCTTCATCTTTATCATGAGGATTTGTTGTAG